Proteins from a single region of Cupriavidus sp. MP-37:
- a CDS encoding CaiB/BaiF CoA-transferase family protein yields the protein MLRDALDGLTVIDFTQIGAGPTCTMLLADMGARVIKVEPPGGELGRGLGPGWLGVDSALFHGFNRNKLGVALDLKSADGVAVARRMIASADIVVESMRPGVMERLGLGHARLTQAHPALIYCSISAYGQQGPYAHRAGVDGIMQADSGLMSLIGLPDSEPCKVQAPVVDVMTGYVACMGVLAKLAQRARDGLGGHLDVNLLNAALALQQSSITSYCADGKLPERVGSAAPYSAPNQAFRTADGWVMVAAYMPERWRRLCEVLGRRELADDPRFATSPLRVANRAAMVEALTSEFVKRPTDAWLAVLKDADILCARVATYEDVMAHPQVAANHMLQRVRHDTLGEIRMPGFPINSAQENALPAQPAPACGQHTKAVLAELGYGPSQIDALEKQGAIQCADASERRLAAAGP from the coding sequence ATGTTGCGCGACGCACTGGACGGCCTGACCGTCATCGACTTTACTCAGATCGGCGCCGGGCCTACCTGCACCATGCTGCTGGCCGATATGGGCGCCAGGGTCATCAAGGTGGAGCCGCCCGGCGGCGAGCTAGGCCGCGGGCTCGGCCCAGGCTGGCTCGGCGTCGACAGCGCGCTGTTCCACGGCTTCAACCGCAACAAGCTAGGCGTGGCGCTCGACCTCAAGTCGGCCGACGGCGTCGCGGTGGCACGTCGCATGATCGCGAGCGCCGACATCGTGGTGGAAAGCATGCGCCCGGGCGTGATGGAACGCCTCGGCCTCGGCCACGCCCGACTGACCCAGGCCCACCCCGCGCTGATCTACTGTTCTATCTCCGCCTACGGGCAGCAGGGGCCGTATGCGCATCGCGCTGGCGTCGATGGCATCATGCAGGCGGATTCCGGCCTGATGAGCCTGATCGGCCTGCCCGATAGCGAGCCGTGCAAGGTGCAGGCACCGGTGGTCGACGTGATGACCGGCTATGTGGCTTGCATGGGCGTGCTGGCCAAGCTGGCGCAGCGCGCGCGCGACGGCCTGGGCGGCCATCTCGATGTCAACCTGCTCAATGCGGCGCTGGCGCTGCAGCAGTCGTCCATTACCAGCTATTGCGCCGACGGCAAACTGCCGGAACGCGTAGGCAGCGCGGCGCCCTATTCCGCGCCCAACCAGGCCTTCCGCACTGCCGACGGCTGGGTCATGGTGGCCGCCTACATGCCGGAGCGCTGGCGCCGGTTGTGCGAGGTGTTGGGCCGGCGCGAGCTGGCCGACGACCCGCGCTTTGCCACCTCGCCGCTGCGCGTGGCTAACCGGGCGGCGATGGTGGAGGCGCTGACCAGCGAGTTCGTCAAGCGGCCGACCGATGCCTGGCTCGCCGTTCTTAAGGACGCCGACATCCTTTGCGCGCGCGTCGCGACCTACGAGGATGTCATGGCGCATCCACAGGTGGCTGCCAATCACATGCTGCAGCGCGTCCGGCATGACACGCTCGGCGAAATCCGGATGCCGGGATTCCCGATCAACAGCGCACAGGAAAACGCGCTGCCAGCGCAACCGGCACCGGCGTGCGGGCAGCATACCAAGGCTGTACTGGCCGAACTGGGCTAC
- a CDS encoding PaaI family thioesterase: MNAHPATVPPTDNPLLDYLGIRLASVGDGRCTFELELEPRHLNRQGSVQGGVTATLLDAACGYAGLPVGPDGALGHAVTVMLTISYLSKASAGRLRATAQLTRAGKSLYFAAAELTTDAGVLVATAQGTFKRSRTLPEA; this comes from the coding sequence ATGAACGCGCATCCCGCCACGGTACCGCCAACGGACAACCCGCTGCTGGACTACCTGGGCATTCGCCTGGCCAGTGTCGGCGACGGCCGCTGCACCTTCGAGCTCGAGCTCGAGCCGCGCCACCTGAACCGCCAGGGCAGCGTGCAGGGCGGCGTGACGGCCACCCTGCTCGACGCCGCCTGCGGTTACGCCGGGCTGCCCGTCGGCCCTGACGGCGCACTAGGCCACGCGGTCACGGTGATGCTGACGATCAGCTATCTCAGCAAGGCCAGCGCCGGGCGGCTGCGCGCGACGGCGCAGCTCACACGCGCCGGCAAGAGCCTGTACTTCGCCGCGGCGGAGCTGACCACCGATGCCGGCGTGCTGGTAGCCACCGCGCAAGGCACGTTCAAACGATCCCGCACCCTTCCGGAGGCATGA
- a CDS encoding tripartite tricarboxylate transporter substrate binding protein has translation MTGMTRYARMALAAMLSATALGAAAQVPFPAQKPITLVVPFAPGGGNDTLARLIGPKMGKLLGQTIVIENKPGAGGNLGADYVAHAAPDGYTLVIASSQVTMNPFLGTKIPFSIERDFEPVGRIASVPIMLVANSDQPFRTLQDFIQYTRANPGKLSYSSPGNGTPQHLAGEVFAKLNKTELLHVPYRGTGPSITDLMGGQVQISFATFASAIQYVRAGKLRALGIAGKKRTALMPDLPTFAEAGVAGYDAELWYSLLAPAHTPKPVVDRINAALVTALKSPDVAEQMGKQGFEPQASSPAELKAYIGKELARWQRLIQDNGIKVAL, from the coding sequence ATGACTGGCATGACCCGATACGCACGCATGGCGCTGGCTGCCATGCTGTCGGCCACTGCGCTGGGCGCGGCGGCGCAAGTGCCCTTCCCCGCGCAGAAGCCGATCACGCTGGTGGTGCCGTTCGCCCCCGGCGGTGGCAACGACACCCTGGCCCGGCTGATCGGGCCCAAAATGGGCAAGCTGCTGGGCCAGACCATCGTGATCGAGAACAAGCCCGGCGCCGGCGGCAACCTTGGCGCCGACTATGTCGCTCATGCGGCGCCGGACGGCTACACGCTGGTGATCGCATCCAGCCAAGTGACGATGAACCCGTTTCTCGGCACAAAGATTCCATTCAGCATCGAACGGGACTTCGAGCCGGTAGGGCGGATCGCGTCTGTGCCAATCATGCTGGTCGCCAACTCCGACCAGCCGTTCCGCACGCTGCAGGACTTTATCCAGTACACCCGCGCCAATCCCGGCAAGCTCAGCTACAGCAGCCCGGGCAACGGCACGCCGCAGCACCTGGCGGGTGAAGTCTTTGCCAAGCTCAATAAGACCGAACTGCTGCACGTACCCTATCGTGGCACCGGGCCATCGATCACCGACCTGATGGGCGGACAGGTGCAGATTTCCTTCGCCACCTTTGCCTCGGCAATCCAGTATGTGCGCGCCGGCAAGCTGCGCGCACTCGGCATCGCCGGCAAGAAACGCACCGCGCTGATGCCGGACCTGCCGACATTTGCGGAAGCCGGCGTGGCCGGCTATGACGCCGAACTCTGGTACAGCCTGCTGGCACCGGCGCACACGCCTAAGCCGGTGGTCGACAGGATCAATGCAGCGCTTGTGACCGCGCTGAAATCGCCTGACGTGGCGGAGCAGATGGGCAAGCAGGGCTTCGAGCCGCAGGCTTCATCGCCGGCCGAACTGAAGGCGTATATCGGCAAAGAGCTGGCGCGCTGGCAGCGCCTGATCCAGGACAACGGCATCAAGGTGGCGCTATGA
- a CDS encoding enoyl-CoA hydratase/isomerase family protein, translating into MTVRRHLEGAVAVLTIDRPDALNALDVPTLRELRDHLAEVRDRDDLRVAVLTGAGTRAFCAGADLKGTRQSPASYAQALFRATEPAADLGLYIRLMDLAGLDLCKPLIAAVNGHCLGAGLELALQCDVRIASAQASFGLPEAAVGSIPAVSGLHRLLKAVPAAHAMQMVLTGERIDAEQAARIGLVSETVAPQVLLDRALALAARIAANAPLAVQAVKRLSRQTSHLGEADAQQLTELYWGVLRDTADRIEGRQAFAEKRQPRFTGR; encoded by the coding sequence ATGACTGTACGACGCCATCTCGAAGGCGCGGTCGCGGTGCTGACCATCGACCGGCCCGACGCGCTCAATGCGCTGGACGTGCCCACCCTGCGTGAACTGCGCGACCACCTGGCCGAAGTGCGCGACCGCGACGACCTCCGTGTGGCGGTGCTGACCGGCGCCGGCACGCGCGCCTTCTGCGCGGGCGCGGACCTGAAAGGCACGCGCCAGTCGCCAGCCAGCTACGCGCAGGCGCTGTTCCGCGCCACGGAGCCGGCCGCCGACCTCGGGCTCTATATCCGCCTGATGGACCTGGCCGGCCTGGACCTGTGCAAGCCGCTGATCGCCGCCGTCAACGGCCACTGCCTCGGCGCGGGCCTGGAGCTGGCGCTGCAATGCGATGTGCGGATCGCATCGGCACAGGCGAGCTTCGGCCTGCCCGAAGCGGCGGTCGGCTCGATCCCCGCGGTCTCGGGCCTGCACCGGCTGCTGAAGGCCGTGCCCGCGGCGCACGCGATGCAGATGGTGCTGACCGGCGAGCGGATCGATGCGGAACAGGCGGCCCGCATCGGGCTGGTCAGCGAGACGGTGGCGCCCCAGGTATTGCTCGACCGCGCGCTGGCGCTCGCCGCGCGGATCGCGGCCAATGCGCCGCTGGCGGTGCAGGCGGTCAAGCGGCTGTCGCGCCAGACCAGCCACCTTGGCGAAGCCGACGCGCAGCAGCTCACCGAACTCTACTGGGGCGTGCTGCGCGATACCGCCGACCGTATCGAGGGCCGACAGGCTTTCGCCGAGAAGCGCCAGCCGCGTTTCACCGGGCGTTGA
- a CDS encoding SDR family NAD(P)-dependent oxidoreductase → MRTQNFDSAHVAVVTGAARGIGLGIATQLARQGLAVALLDRDAAALDAAVGALVAEGFNAFGASADLTDSAAVNDAFAQVLARTGRIDYLVNNAGAVRDMRFLKMSDEDWDLVVDTNLRSQFLCCRAALPGMVERGYGRVVNISSRAWLGGFGQANYAAAKGGVVSLTRSLAIEFAAKGITVNAVAPGIVDTPLFRGFAPDVQARLQKSVPVQRIGTADDIANAVSFFLDPRASYVTGQVLYVCGGRSLSSPSV, encoded by the coding sequence ATGCGCACACAAAACTTCGATTCCGCGCATGTGGCAGTGGTGACCGGTGCCGCGCGCGGCATCGGCCTGGGCATCGCCACGCAGCTGGCGCGCCAGGGCCTGGCAGTGGCCCTGCTCGACCGCGACGCGGCCGCGCTCGATGCCGCCGTCGGCGCGCTGGTTGCCGAGGGCTTCAATGCCTTCGGCGCCAGCGCCGACCTGACCGACTCGGCGGCGGTCAACGACGCCTTCGCGCAGGTGCTCGCACGCACTGGCCGCATCGACTACCTGGTCAACAACGCCGGCGCAGTGCGCGACATGCGCTTCCTGAAGATGAGCGACGAAGACTGGGACCTGGTCGTCGATACCAACCTGCGCTCGCAATTCCTGTGCTGTCGCGCGGCACTGCCGGGCATGGTCGAGCGCGGCTACGGCCGCGTGGTCAATATCTCGTCGCGCGCGTGGCTGGGCGGGTTCGGGCAGGCCAACTATGCCGCGGCCAAGGGCGGCGTGGTCAGCCTGACGCGCTCGCTGGCGATCGAGTTTGCGGCCAAGGGCATCACCGTCAACGCGGTGGCGCCCGGCATCGTCGATACCCCGCTGTTCCGCGGCTTTGCGCCGGACGTGCAGGCGCGCTTGCAGAAATCGGTGCCGGTGCAGCGCATCGGCACCGCCGACGATATCGCCAATGCGGTCAGCTTCTTCCTCGACCCGCGCGCATCGTATGTGACCGGGCAGGTGCTCTATGTCTGCGGCGGGCGCAGCCTGTCGTCGCCCAGCGTATAA
- a CDS encoding thiolase family protein, which produces MQDIYIHGGAMTPFGRHPGVLAPELAQQAILKALADADVPAGRIQAVYCANVLGGMILGQLIVRDLGLKGIPVYNVENACASGATGVHLARHALLAGQYDTVLVFGIEQLTALGGGTIPLQRNDHKTELYARSGMVLPAVYAMRGTRFLYERDARPADLAEVAVKNRHHGSLNPYAQQRNTTTVEEVLASRMIADPLTLLQCCPSQVDGAAALVLGTQRPAQARPVKVLSSVVVSGMREEADDDILDAEITARAARQAYAQAGLGPQDVDVVELHDAFTIAELLYYEALGLAPRGDAVALLKSGATRLGGRVPVNPSGGLLAKGHPLGATGVAQMVEILWQLQGRAGARQVAQARIGLTQCTGGGIAGVDHAASSVHLLGV; this is translated from the coding sequence ATGCAGGACATCTACATCCATGGCGGCGCGATGACGCCGTTCGGCCGCCATCCGGGCGTGCTGGCACCGGAACTGGCGCAGCAGGCCATCCTGAAGGCGCTGGCCGACGCCGACGTGCCGGCCGGCCGCATCCAGGCGGTCTACTGCGCCAACGTGCTGGGTGGCATGATCCTTGGCCAGCTGATCGTGCGCGACCTCGGGCTCAAGGGCATCCCGGTCTACAACGTCGAGAACGCCTGCGCCAGCGGCGCCACCGGCGTGCACCTGGCGCGGCACGCGCTGCTGGCCGGGCAATACGACACGGTGCTGGTGTTCGGCATCGAGCAGCTCACCGCGCTCGGCGGCGGCACCATCCCGCTGCAGCGCAACGACCACAAGACCGAGCTCTACGCCAGGTCCGGCATGGTGCTGCCCGCGGTCTATGCGATGCGCGGCACGCGCTTCCTGTACGAGCGCGACGCCAGGCCGGCCGACCTGGCCGAGGTTGCGGTCAAGAACCGCCACCACGGTTCGCTCAACCCGTACGCGCAGCAGCGCAACACCACCACGGTGGAAGAAGTGCTGGCCTCGCGCATGATCGCCGACCCGCTGACGCTGCTGCAATGCTGCCCGTCGCAGGTCGATGGCGCCGCCGCGCTGGTGCTCGGCACGCAGCGGCCGGCGCAGGCGCGGCCGGTCAAGGTGCTGTCGTCGGTGGTGGTGTCGGGCATGCGCGAGGAGGCCGACGACGACATCCTCGATGCCGAGATCACCGCGCGCGCCGCGCGCCAGGCCTATGCGCAGGCGGGCCTCGGGCCCCAGGACGTCGACGTGGTCGAGCTGCACGACGCCTTCACCATCGCCGAGCTGCTCTACTACGAAGCCCTCGGCCTGGCGCCGCGCGGCGATGCCGTGGCCCTGCTCAAGTCCGGCGCCACGCGCCTGGGCGGGCGCGTGCCGGTCAACCCCAGCGGCGGGCTGCTGGCCAAGGGGCATCCGCTGGGCGCCACCGGCGTGGCGCAGATGGTCGAGATCCTGTGGCAGCTGCAGGGCCGCGCCGGCGCCCGCCAGGTGGCGCAGGCCCGCATCGGCCTGACGCAATGCACCGGCGGCGGCATCGCGGGCGTGGACCACGCCGCCTCTTCCGTCCACCTGCTGGGAGTCTGA
- a CDS encoding Zn-ribbon domain-containing OB-fold protein translates to MSDQPYPLWSAEPVPHLLASRERATGAWIFPALPADSPLADGHEVAAITGTGTLYSYTVIHPAPKTGQPPYALGYVDFVGPVRIFGRLLGTARPLIGARYTPRHDAELGYVFEAVTA, encoded by the coding sequence ATGTCAGACCAGCCCTATCCGCTCTGGAGCGCGGAACCCGTCCCCCATCTGCTTGCCTCGCGCGAGCGCGCCACCGGCGCATGGATCTTCCCGGCGCTGCCGGCCGACTCGCCGCTGGCCGACGGCCATGAGGTCGCCGCCATCACCGGCACGGGCACGCTCTACAGCTACACCGTGATCCACCCCGCGCCCAAGACCGGCCAGCCGCCCTACGCGCTCGGCTATGTCGATTTCGTCGGGCCGGTGCGCATCTTCGGCCGCCTGCTGGGCACGGCGCGCCCGCTCATCGGCGCGCGCTACACGCCGCGGCACGACGCCGAACTTGGCTATGTGTTCGAAGCCGTCACGGCCTGA
- a CDS encoding LysR family transcriptional regulator: protein MDKTRVLTLFLGVVRAGSFRRAAVEAGVTPQAASKAVRTLEAHLGVRLLHRTTRKLSLTEEGARLFELTAPGMRQLDEALEQVRASRGDDDGLIRLTAPPSLGSRVLVPLLKGFREQHPGIAFDVVLSDHFTDLVEARIDVGFRVGTSPGQNLVARRLCDLPLVICAAPGYLARHGEPATPDDLMRHQCTGFRRPATGRMVPWELQVDGNLVYQELPAVASFNDVETEVEAVRAGIGIGQLPAYMVHADLVSGRLKAILTGYGSSQVGLYMYYPHRSQIPVRVRRFIDFVVAAARGAEHSLSRLAGVAD from the coding sequence ATGGACAAGACCCGGGTCCTCACCCTCTTCCTCGGCGTGGTGCGCGCCGGCAGCTTCCGGCGCGCCGCGGTCGAGGCCGGGGTCACGCCGCAGGCAGCGAGCAAGGCGGTGCGCACGCTCGAGGCCCATCTGGGCGTGCGCCTGCTGCACCGGACCACGCGCAAGTTGAGCCTGACCGAGGAAGGCGCGCGCCTGTTCGAACTGACCGCCCCCGGCATGCGCCAGCTCGACGAGGCGCTCGAGCAGGTCCGAGCCAGCCGCGGCGACGACGACGGCCTGATCCGCCTGACCGCACCGCCGTCGCTAGGCAGCCGCGTGCTGGTGCCGCTGCTCAAGGGCTTCCGCGAACAGCATCCCGGCATCGCCTTCGACGTGGTGCTGAGCGACCACTTCACCGACCTGGTCGAAGCCAGGATCGACGTCGGCTTCCGCGTCGGCACCAGCCCCGGCCAGAACCTGGTGGCACGGCGCCTGTGCGATCTGCCGCTGGTGATCTGCGCCGCGCCGGGGTACCTGGCGCGGCACGGCGAGCCGGCCACGCCCGACGACCTGATGCGGCACCAGTGCACCGGCTTCCGCCGCCCCGCCACCGGCCGCATGGTGCCGTGGGAGCTGCAGGTGGACGGCAACCTCGTGTACCAGGAATTGCCGGCGGTGGCCAGCTTCAACGATGTGGAAACCGAGGTCGAGGCAGTGCGCGCCGGCATCGGCATCGGCCAGCTGCCCGCCTACATGGTCCATGCCGACCTGGTCAGCGGCCGGCTCAAGGCAATCCTGACCGGATACGGCAGCAGCCAGGTCGGGCTGTACATGTACTACCCGCATCGCAGCCAGATACCGGTGCGGGTGCGGCGCTTCATCGACTTCGTGGTGGCGGCCGCGCGCGGCGCCGAGCATTCGTTATCGCGGCTGGCAGGCGTGGCCGACTGA
- a CDS encoding xanthine dehydrogenase family protein molybdopterin-binding subunit, protein MNTNHIGQPHARVDGRAKVTGGARYAADFNQPGQAYAVIVGASIGLGRLVALDTTAAQRVHGVLAVLTHENMPTLAYAPHKGFIDPQHGERLHVLQDDRVRFYGQPVAVVVAQTLDQAEHAASLLQIRYTAETPVCDPLDPRAEAVVPEAGREPGPHAADRVRGDPDAALAAAPVSIDAHYDAARENHVPIEPNATVAAWEGEQLTLWSKSQFVVNEQAEIAAVLGIPAANIRVICPFIGGAFGTSLRTWPHVTLAAVAARVVGRPVKLALSRRQTFHLAGHRPRTTQRVALSSTRDGRLTAIVHEGTGETSRYEQFAEALTSVTPFLYSCPNVRTRYRLVPLDISTPTYMRGPGEATGIFALECAMDELAHALGMDPLELRRRNEPGLDEGMQLPFSSRSMLACYERGADAFGWSRRTLAPGSMRDGRLRIGWGMACASYPVFHGQASARVRLLADGTAEVEAAASDMGPGTYTSITQIAAQTLALPLERVRFSLGNSDFPPTPPHGGSMTLASVGSAVRAACIAALDQRRDAGHGGGIIEASATAGPDAAVRGRFSMHAFGAVFVEVAIDPDVGTIRIRRVVGAYGAGRIVNPRLAASQCTGGMVGGIGMALMERTALDPRDGRPVNAHMADYLVPVNLDIQGLEAHFVDEVDPHVNALGVKGLGEIALVGVAPAVANAVFHATGKRVRELPIRIEHLVEH, encoded by the coding sequence ATGAACACCAACCATATCGGCCAGCCGCACGCCCGCGTCGATGGCCGCGCCAAAGTGACCGGCGGCGCGCGCTATGCCGCCGACTTCAACCAGCCCGGACAGGCCTACGCGGTGATCGTCGGGGCATCGATCGGACTGGGGCGCCTGGTGGCGCTCGACACCACGGCCGCGCAGCGCGTTCACGGCGTGCTGGCGGTCCTGACCCACGAGAACATGCCAACACTGGCCTACGCGCCGCACAAGGGCTTTATCGACCCGCAGCATGGCGAGCGCCTGCACGTGCTGCAGGACGATCGCGTGCGCTTCTACGGCCAGCCGGTTGCCGTGGTCGTGGCACAGACCCTGGACCAGGCCGAACACGCAGCCAGCCTGCTGCAGATCCGCTATACCGCCGAAACACCGGTGTGCGATCCGCTCGACCCGCGCGCCGAAGCCGTGGTGCCCGAGGCCGGACGCGAGCCGGGTCCACACGCGGCGGACCGGGTCCGCGGCGACCCCGACGCCGCGCTCGCCGCCGCGCCGGTCAGCATCGACGCGCACTACGATGCCGCCCGCGAGAACCACGTGCCGATCGAACCGAACGCGACGGTTGCCGCCTGGGAAGGCGAACAGCTGACGCTGTGGAGCAAGAGCCAGTTCGTGGTCAACGAGCAGGCCGAGATTGCAGCGGTCCTGGGCATCCCGGCCGCCAACATCCGTGTCATCTGTCCGTTCATCGGCGGCGCGTTCGGCACCAGCCTGCGCACCTGGCCCCACGTCACGCTCGCGGCCGTGGCCGCGCGCGTGGTCGGCAGGCCGGTCAAGCTTGCGCTGTCGCGGCGGCAGACCTTTCATCTGGCGGGGCATCGGCCGCGCACGACCCAGCGCGTGGCGCTGTCGTCGACGCGCGACGGACGGCTGACCGCCATCGTCCATGAAGGCACTGGGGAGACCAGCCGGTACGAGCAGTTCGCCGAGGCGCTGACTTCGGTCACGCCCTTCCTCTATAGCTGCCCCAACGTGCGCACCCGCTACCGGCTGGTGCCGCTGGACATCAGCACCCCCACCTATATGCGCGGGCCGGGCGAGGCCACCGGCATCTTTGCGCTGGAATGCGCGATGGACGAGCTGGCGCACGCGCTCGGGATGGATCCGCTCGAGCTGCGCCGGCGCAATGAGCCCGGGCTCGACGAAGGGATGCAGCTGCCGTTCTCGAGCCGCTCCATGCTGGCCTGCTACGAACGCGGCGCCGATGCGTTCGGCTGGTCGCGCCGCACGCTCGCGCCCGGCTCCATGCGCGACGGCCGCCTGCGCATCGGCTGGGGCATGGCATGCGCCAGCTACCCGGTGTTCCATGGCCAGGCCAGCGCGCGGGTGCGGCTGCTTGCCGACGGCACGGCCGAAGTCGAGGCCGCCGCCAGCGACATGGGGCCGGGCACCTATACCTCGATCACGCAGATCGCCGCGCAAACGCTGGCGCTGCCGCTGGAGCGCGTGCGCTTCAGCCTGGGCAACTCTGACTTCCCGCCCACCCCGCCGCATGGGGGCTCGATGACGCTGGCATCGGTGGGCTCGGCGGTGCGCGCCGCCTGCATCGCGGCGCTGGACCAGCGCCGCGACGCAGGACACGGCGGCGGCATCATCGAGGCCAGCGCCACCGCAGGGCCGGATGCGGCGGTGCGCGGCCGGTTCTCCATGCACGCCTTCGGCGCGGTGTTTGTCGAAGTCGCGATCGACCCCGACGTGGGCACCATCCGGATCCGGCGCGTGGTCGGCGCCTATGGCGCGGGCCGCATCGTCAATCCGCGACTGGCCGCCAGCCAGTGCACCGGCGGCATGGTCGGCGGCATCGGCATGGCGCTGATGGAGCGAACCGCGCTGGATCCGCGCGACGGCCGCCCGGTGAATGCGCACATGGCGGACTACCTGGTGCCCGTCAACCTGGATATCCAGGGGCTCGAGGCGCATTTCGTCGACGAGGTCGATCCCCATGTCAATGCGCTGGGCGTCAAGGGACTCGGTGAAATCGCGCTGGTGGGGGTGGCGCCCGCCGTGGCCAACGCCGTGTTCCATGCCACCGGAAAGCGCGTGCGGGAACTGCCGATCCGCATCGAGCACCTGGTGGAACACTAA
- a CDS encoding xanthine dehydrogenase family protein subunit M: MMPFTLQKAGSEAEALAAAAAGARFVAGGTTLVDLMREHVEQPQRLVDINALPLNHIRAEGDALVIGALARMADVAAHADVRRLHPVIAESLIEGASPQLRNMASIGGNLLQRVRCPYFRMLDAACNKRAPASGCAAVDGLHAGHAILGTSAHCSATHPSDLAVALVALDAVVHVRGPNGSRAFPVEDLYRLPGTTPHLEHTLAPGELIVEVRVPALAYARSARYLKVRDRASYEFALVSAAAALDVSDGVVRAARLACGGVGTRPWRMRAAELALQGKPPTRASFAAAALTTVADATALPGNRYKVALLQRTVVRALELAGECE; this comes from the coding sequence ATGATGCCCTTCACCCTGCAAAAGGCCGGCTCGGAAGCCGAAGCGCTGGCCGCGGCCGCTGCCGGCGCGCGTTTCGTCGCCGGCGGCACCACGCTGGTGGACCTGATGCGCGAGCACGTCGAACAACCCCAGCGGCTGGTGGACATCAACGCGCTGCCGCTGAACCACATCCGCGCGGAAGGCGACGCGCTGGTCATCGGCGCGCTTGCGCGCATGGCCGACGTGGCCGCGCATGCAGACGTACGACGGCTCCACCCGGTCATCGCCGAATCACTGATCGAAGGCGCCTCGCCGCAACTGCGCAACATGGCCAGCATTGGCGGCAACCTGCTCCAGCGCGTGCGCTGTCCATACTTCCGCATGCTTGACGCGGCCTGCAACAAGCGCGCCCCGGCCAGTGGCTGCGCGGCCGTCGATGGCCTGCACGCCGGCCACGCCATCCTGGGCACGAGCGCGCATTGCAGCGCCACGCACCCTTCCGACCTTGCGGTCGCGCTGGTGGCACTGGACGCGGTGGTCCATGTGCGGGGCCCGAACGGCTCGCGCGCCTTTCCCGTGGAAGACCTGTACCGGCTTCCCGGAACCACGCCGCATCTGGAGCACACCCTTGCGCCCGGCGAACTTATCGTCGAGGTCAGGGTGCCCGCGCTGGCTTATGCACGCTCGGCGCGCTACCTGAAGGTGCGCGACCGGGCCTCATATGAGTTTGCGCTGGTATCGGCCGCGGCGGCCCTCGACGTCAGTGACGGCGTGGTCCGCGCCGCCCGTCTTGCCTGCGGCGGCGTCGGCACGCGGCCATGGCGCATGCGCGCGGCAGAGCTGGCGCTGCAGGGCAAGCCGCCGACGCGCGCGAGCTTCGCGGCGGCGGCCTTGACCACCGTGGCCGACGCCACGGCGCTGCCCGGCAACCGGTACAAGGTGGCGCTGCTGCAACGCACGGTGGTACGGGCCCTCGAACTGGCAGGAGAATGCGAATGA
- a CDS encoding (2Fe-2S)-binding protein — MPLRITINGTPHRLDIDPRESLLDVLRERLDLTGTKKGCNQGACGACTVLVDGRRINSCLTLAALCDDAQVRTIEGLSAPDGTLHPLQAAFIAHDGFQCGFCTAGQIMSGIACLDEGHAGCADEVRFWMSGNICRCGAYAGIVAAIAELGERKLP; from the coding sequence ATGCCGCTGCGCATCACCATCAACGGCACGCCACATCGGCTCGACATCGATCCACGCGAATCCCTGCTGGACGTCCTGCGCGAGCGCCTGGACCTGACGGGTACGAAGAAGGGCTGCAACCAGGGCGCATGCGGCGCCTGCACGGTGCTGGTGGACGGGCGCCGGATCAACAGTTGCCTGACCCTGGCCGCCTTGTGCGACGACGCGCAGGTGCGAACGATCGAAGGCCTGTCGGCGCCCGACGGCACGTTGCACCCGCTGCAGGCCGCGTTCATCGCACACGACGGCTTCCAGTGCGGGTTCTGCACTGCGGGACAGATCATGTCCGGTATCGCTTGCCTTGACGAAGGCCATGCAGGCTGCGCCGACGAGGTGCGCTTCTGGATGAGCGGCAATATCTGCCGTTGCGGGGCGTATGCGGGAATCGTTGCCGCGATTGCCGAACTCGGCGAAAGGAAGCTGCCATGA